One Pseudonocardia abyssalis DNA segment encodes these proteins:
- a CDS encoding GbsR/MarR family transcriptional regulator — protein sequence MADLDAVSEKLALALNEAGMQRMVARVMAAFLFSDADSLTAGDLQAQLDASAGSISAAIGMLRAVALVEPAIVPGSRRAHFRMRDDAWSTLMTGKNATLGLMQEIAVEGLTHVDPGSPAHGRLTEMADFYRYLEVELPALMDRWHASRGDRR from the coding sequence GTGGCGGACCTCGACGCGGTGTCGGAGAAGCTCGCTCTCGCCCTGAACGAGGCCGGGATGCAGCGGATGGTCGCCCGGGTGATGGCGGCGTTCCTGTTCAGTGACGCCGACTCGCTCACTGCAGGCGATCTCCAGGCACAGCTCGACGCGAGCGCGGGATCGATCTCCGCGGCGATCGGCATGCTCCGCGCGGTCGCACTGGTCGAACCCGCGATCGTCCCGGGCAGCAGGCGCGCCCATTTCCGGATGCGTGACGATGCCTGGTCCACGCTGATGACCGGCAAGAACGCCACACTGGGGCTCATGCAGGAGATCGCGGTGGAAGGGCTGACCCACGTCGACCCGGGCAGTCCGGCGCACGGCCGCCTCACCGAGATGGCCGACTTCTACCGATACCTGGAGGTCGAGCTCCCGGCGCTGATGGATCGGTGGCACGCCTCGCGCGGAGACCGGAGGTGA
- a CDS encoding ABC transporter ATP-binding protein, whose translation MSPVIEVDDLVFRYPRSAEPAVRGIGFTVDKGEVFGFLGPSGAGKSTTQKILTGLLTGHDGRASVWGRDPADWGSDYYERIGVSFELPNLYHKLTALENLRFFASLYAGPTEDPMTLLESVDLAGDADTRVGRFSKGMQMRLVFARALLHRPELLFLDEPTSGMDPVNARRVKDIIRSARGEGRTVFLTTHDMATAEELCDRVAFVVDGRIAALDTPAEHKVSRSSRTVRVTYRDPLDPRAALQHKDFPLDGLADDDAFRALTREQHVASLHSQEASLEDVFVDVTGRSIA comes from the coding sequence ATGTCCCCCGTCATCGAGGTCGACGACCTCGTCTTCCGCTACCCGAGGTCGGCCGAGCCCGCCGTGCGGGGCATCGGCTTCACCGTCGACAAGGGCGAGGTGTTCGGCTTCCTCGGCCCCAGCGGCGCCGGGAAGTCCACCACCCAGAAGATCCTCACCGGCCTGCTCACCGGCCACGACGGCCGCGCCTCAGTGTGGGGCCGGGATCCCGCCGACTGGGGCTCGGACTACTACGAGCGGATCGGCGTGTCCTTCGAGCTGCCGAACCTCTACCACAAGCTCACCGCACTGGAGAACCTCCGGTTCTTCGCCTCCCTCTACGCCGGGCCCACCGAGGACCCGATGACCCTGCTGGAGTCGGTCGACCTGGCCGGGGACGCCGACACCCGGGTCGGCCGGTTCTCCAAGGGCATGCAGATGCGCCTGGTGTTCGCCCGCGCCCTGCTGCACCGCCCGGAACTGCTGTTCCTCGACGAGCCGACCTCCGGGATGGACCCCGTCAACGCGCGGCGGGTCAAGGACATCATCCGGTCCGCCCGGGGCGAGGGCCGCACGGTCTTCCTGACCACGCACGACATGGCGACCGCCGAGGAGCTCTGCGACCGCGTCGCATTCGTCGTCGACGGCCGCATCGCGGCCCTGGACACCCCGGCCGAGCACAAGGTCAGCCGCAGCAGCCGGACCGTGCGCGTCACCTACCGCGACCCGCTCGACCCCCGCGCGGCGCTGCAGCACAAGGACTTCCCCCTCGACGGGCTCGCCGACGACGACGCCTTCCGCGCCCTGACCCGGGAGCAGCACGTCGCGTCGCTGCACAGCCAGGAGGCCAGCCTCGAGGACGTGTTCGTCGACGTCACCGGCCGGAGCATCGCGTGA
- a CDS encoding fluoroquinolone export ABC transporter permease subunit, which translates to MNVLGAAVRMDFRLQRRYGIWWATAFVVALWVGVLQLVPDTLLPAAMPYLLMSDIEFLLFFIAGALFFEKGERTLFALVVTPLRFERYLASKLLTMSTLGLLTCVVVVLADHGPALGWPAFLAGVLLMTALMVLAGFCTAPLFPSISEWLLPATLLLALASVPIIDYAGLYPHPLFSLVPTHGPLLLLGTAFGQVSPTTGELAFSVAYPAVWIAALCLLARRVFHRFVVTSEGGR; encoded by the coding sequence GTGAACGTGCTGGGCGCCGCGGTGCGCATGGACTTCCGCCTGCAGCGCCGCTACGGGATCTGGTGGGCGACCGCGTTCGTCGTCGCGTTGTGGGTCGGAGTGCTGCAGCTCGTCCCCGACACCCTGCTCCCCGCGGCCATGCCCTACCTGCTGATGTCCGACATCGAGTTCCTGCTCTTCTTCATCGCCGGGGCACTGTTCTTCGAGAAGGGCGAGCGCACACTGTTCGCCCTGGTCGTCACGCCGCTGCGGTTCGAGCGGTACCTGGCTTCCAAGCTGCTGACGATGTCCACGCTCGGTCTGCTCACCTGCGTGGTCGTGGTGCTGGCCGACCACGGACCGGCCCTGGGCTGGCCGGCGTTCCTGGCCGGCGTCCTGCTCATGACGGCACTGATGGTGCTCGCGGGCTTCTGCACCGCCCCGCTGTTCCCGTCGATCAGCGAGTGGCTCCTCCCGGCCACGCTGCTGCTGGCGCTGGCGAGCGTGCCGATCATCGACTACGCCGGGCTGTACCCGCACCCGCTGTTCTCCCTCGTTCCCACCCACGGGCCGCTGCTGCTGCTCGGCACGGCGTTCGGCCAGGTCTCGCCGACCACCGGGGAGCTGGCCTTCTCCGTTGCCTACCCCGCCGTCTGGATCGCAGCGCTGTGCCTGCTGGCCCGGCGGGTGTTCCACCGCTTCGTCGTCACGTCCGAGGGAGGCCGCTGA
- a CDS encoding ABC transporter permease, translated as MSAIAAFARNDLRTVGRDTLLGVVLIGPFLYAAAMWFLPTVTDHARAQWAFDLAPYHSAILSAFCVLGPPLLMGAMLALQLLDDKDQHTLTALRVTPVPPATYPTYRAAVVAALTTISVIASLALTGQVDAPTLALSVPVAVVAGLLAPVLGFVMASLGRTKIEGLAVMRVVGLAVFTLPVVPFFFLDRPWQLAFGVLPPYWPVRAFWSAYDGGTYWPYVVGGLLYNGALAALLVKVVTRRLR; from the coding sequence ATGAGCGCGATCGCCGCATTCGCACGCAACGACCTGCGGACCGTCGGCCGCGACACCCTCCTCGGAGTCGTCCTGATCGGCCCGTTCCTCTACGCCGCCGCGATGTGGTTCCTGCCCACGGTCACCGACCACGCCCGGGCGCAGTGGGCGTTCGACCTCGCGCCCTACCACTCCGCGATCCTCAGCGCGTTCTGCGTGCTCGGCCCACCCCTGCTGATGGGCGCGATGCTGGCCCTGCAACTGCTCGACGACAAGGACCAACACACGCTGACGGCACTGCGGGTCACGCCCGTGCCACCGGCTACCTACCCGACCTACCGTGCCGCGGTGGTGGCCGCGCTGACGACGATCTCCGTCATCGCGTCCCTTGCCCTCACCGGGCAGGTCGACGCGCCGACGCTGGCCCTGAGCGTCCCCGTCGCCGTCGTCGCCGGGCTGCTCGCGCCCGTGCTCGGGTTCGTCATGGCCTCGCTCGGCCGGACCAAGATCGAGGGCCTGGCGGTGATGCGCGTGGTCGGGCTCGCCGTGTTCACCCTGCCCGTCGTCCCGTTCTTCTTCCTCGACCGGCCCTGGCAGCTCGCCTTCGGCGTGCTCCCGCCCTACTGGCCGGTCCGCGCGTTCTGGTCGGCGTACGACGGCGGCACCTACTGGCCCTACGTGGTCGGCGGTCTGCTCTACAACGGCGCGCTGGCCGCCCTGCTGGTCAAGGTGGTGACCCGGCGGCTGCGGTGA